A stretch of DNA from Cannabis sativa cultivar Pink pepper isolate KNU-18-1 chromosome X, ASM2916894v1, whole genome shotgun sequence:
gtctgaaaataaaggagagatttaattcttgattccaaaagtgttctatcatcttatttgacatatgatgatcccactgcctttgttgtcttgtcacaaccgaagagatcaataccatttagttttcttagacataattcacggtaccttgtcgtagtgggagagtttttaggaactcaccttctcatgacttgggagacactagtgattaaaatccattgtgagtttaaacaagtaatggattgtcaagataagaaactaagaagaaagccaaagaaaactatagtttgatcctgttgggttttttgccctaaataaaactctttacaatctgattagttatcaatataagaaatttgaagtgattgatgtttgcatgaattttacatgccaatggtttaatatgtttattacaattacacacacaaaatcagttaaatccagatcatatgtttattcactattacagtatcgtcaacacagtggaatatgattgtgatcatatgaatcaaaagacttggtccctgtttcatcagtgttattggatttacactaatgtgataatcaacgatgatgtgtacttacacttggagtaagtgttatgttctttccaggacattagtaaagtatactagtttcgaatgtatggagtatacattggactggaccgatattgcaactaagttaagatattacaaacttaccgttatacatatctttccaagtcaatatcagtagttgatcttaagattaaaagaatctaaatcctgatatgcttgggctcaactcaggagtgctattcatgttctttgatttattagttaagcctacttttgggtcaaggtgatacgtatattttggaaacatgatagtatgattgagtgggagtgctgaacataaatatggaatctatagcttctactggtgtatagaagtcaagtgatgattctcttcgagcttagcaaatagaagtaaatggatgagctcttgtttaactgactaattattagatcactaaacaccatttacaggtagctaagtgttttaaggggcaaaatacattgaggggtgagaacggtaaagaaattccatctcgatgtagatcatctatatagaggatctttaaatcacaataagattataacaatggttaaatgagatagtgtattgatatcgtggaacatacaatatgctctatataagtctgagagtgcaattctaagttctaagagtggattcaacgaagaattaataagtaggaatttacttggtaaatttggttcacttattggaagctgagcatatagatccatggtccccattctagttgagaacattctgctggtaagactcattaattgattcgtgattgatcaattataattctaaagttagactatgtctaattttatgaattttcactaagcaggggtgaaattgtaaagaaaagagattctaggtttatttatttattaatggactttatatgtctaattaataattaaattgaatgacaatattatttaataatgtattttagttattaaataattagttttggcatttaaaaggttagaattggaaaattggcgtttttgagaaaatagagataaaatttgataaaactgcaaaatcaagtgggccccactacaacaccatggccggccacttaatgaggtttttcaaattaatattttcattattttaattccaaataattcctaacctaaacctagtagttgcctataaatagaaagtgatggctcagtcacataacatgctttcacaagtttcatatcatcttctgacagaaatttctctcttcagaaaaactgccttccccactttctatacctggccgaaatccctattctcttttctccttcatcaatttcgaaccctagtgaaagagtaagtgcccacacacagcaagcagtaactcaatcatagattggaagactgtgaaggatcaaacttgaagaagaaagacattcgggctcagatcttgattatactctgctacataaaggatacaagggttagagatctgagtggaaggagacattaattccgctgcatcaatgtaaggttttcttaactttatatgtgtttaatttatcgttttagaaagttcatatttagggtgtttaaacaacatacttgtgagtagatctaagatcctggtaaaataaatttcaaacaactggcctcagagccatggtaattgatttacttgcaagaaatttggactttaaaacgattgtttgtttgtttttggatggtagcATGTTGTAtttagtgttatttgatgattgattgatgtttgtgaattttcgtgaaaaataattgtgattctgtttctggaattatttttattggatagtatggaaaaaattaagcaagttacttttttacagaactcaatttcgatttaatttgaattagttatgattttttgaagatttgaaaaaatcgaagttttgctgaaattttcctgcgatcgcgaaaactgtccgtacagctcacaatttttccgtttttcttcgttttttcaggctttttcatggaattaacttccgatttttttgtgtagttttgtatttatagattcactattcctaattcaattctaattatcattatgaattaatttaatattttttaaatttaattcaagatattagtgtaatttgaattttaaaatagtaaatatctatcttattgcttaattatctatcttatttttaaatttgattatatcttatcttatttttaaatttaaggtcagattttaactatttttaaattaattttttttttaaataatttggccttatttaaatttaaaataagataactataatcatgtaattttaaatagatgtaagatattttgctaacttttaaattttgttattttatttatttaaattaaatttaaaatctgaaaaagatatttaatttatcttttctaatttttatttaatttttatttataaaataacatttattttttaaaagtagttagcaaattttgaaatgatatttagattggttgaaacctaatttttcaaaattgtaggtttaattttaaatattttttttaaatagtttcgaaatttaaaataaataattttttttatttttgaaaattaattttttttttaaattaatttttttttatttaattattaatttcgaaatttatttatttaaaattaaataaatactacttccaactatccagctaaccttgttgcaggactatgtggttttagcttgtgtgtaagttttcaaaacctattattacttgattgcaaatagccatggttactttttgccagatctaatgatctgatggctcccttggtcaagttaataatttgtaacaggtaaattttacaatcttctttcatctgtgtatgacctagcaacatgataggatccatccaagtgtgtacctgtgtgagcctatgtgtttattttattatatagatgcatataggttgttgctaaataaaatgtcacaccatgatagattttatttaggtccatttagttattggacctattcaattaataacagttatttattttaaggttaaattcctctcttttgggccttgtgtgagagttgggagccatagaaatgggtacgacatactgaacccagcaccccctcacatgaattaccccaattgtgaaggcctatttgcttgatttaaataactgtactaggttaattatggGCCGGTTAGCTTTGTCTTTGTGGGGAAAAAAGCATTTGTATGCATGTCTTTGTGAGAAAAAAACATTTGTAGGCATGTCTTTGTGAGAAAAAACTActaagtgtttggtaaatatatttttaaaacagcTGTAAGTTAGAAAAGTTGTATATAAGTGTTTGGTAAGCTAAATAATTGAATAGCTGTTAAATATACAATTACTAAAATAGGCATGACATTTGttatctaatttatttaaataaattcatattaatatatttataattatttttttattttattattattatcataattattttcttataatatttttttttaaaatataagtaataaaataattagttaaacttttactactactaataataataataaaaaaatctacATAAAAATTgtctattaaatatttttaaattattaaaaaatttcttcataacaaataattcaaatttaatcaATTTAATATGATAAAAGACAATATcagttaaataaaacaaaaataatgtaacatgaatatattttaattatgtcCTATTAAACTTGCAGCAATCAAATCTCTGATATTGTCCATTTCATTTAAATTTGAAGCTCTAGTTGtctcatcttcatcttcaataTTAGTTTGATCACTTGCACAATAATCTGGATTgtctctaattttctcaaaatgtCGATCACGTTTTGCATGCCTTCGAATATAATTATGCAAGGTCATTGATGCAATTACTATTTTTACTTGCTTCTGGTATGGATAACTAGGCATATCTCTTAATATTTTCCATCTTTTCTTCCATACTCCAAAAGTTCTTTCAATAACACTTCGAAGAGAAGAATGTGCCTGGTTGAATACCTCTTTATAACCAGTAGGTTTGCTACCTCGTTGAAATTGTGGAAGATGGTATCTTTGGCCTTTATATGGTCCTAAAAAACCTGTAATTTGTGGGTATCCCGCATCcactaaataatattttcctgtcaaataaaatataaaaacattattaaaaaattataaagactTTAATAATTTACAAATGTGTTTAGATGGCAACCTTGGGGTGGTTTTGGAAAATTTGAAGTTGAATCACGTAAAGCTGAATAGAAAATTCTTGTATCATGAGCAGAACCTTCCCACCCAGCATATGCATATATAAATTGCATATCAAAATTACATATTGCCATAACATTTTGAGTTGGTACCCCTTTTCTACCAACAAATGGTACTTGAT
This window harbors:
- the LOC115717972 gene encoding uncharacterized protein LOC115717972; this encodes MADTDDEIELQSVYVATYLVQHYYTTYIEKTPCMNSSQTGHMWLMEILQGNESRCYRMFRMEKYVFIKLCNELEANYGFEGSKRMCTLEILGMFLFTLGHGAGNRLTQERFQHSGETVSRYFNKVLDVLCHMSIDVLKPPDPEFKDVPVEILKDSRYMPHFKNCIGAIDGVHVNAVIPPEDQVPFVGRKGVPTQNVMAICNFDMQFIYAYAGWEGSAHDTRIFYSALRDSTSNFPKPPQGKYYLVDAGYPQITGFLGPYKGQRYHLPQFQRGSKPTGYKEVFNQAHSSLRSVIERTFGVWKKRWKILRDMPSYPYQKQVKIVIASMTLHNYIRRHAKRDRHFEKIRDNPDYCASDQTNIEDEDETTRASNLNEMDNIRDLIAASLIGHN